From the genome of Halorussus caseinilyticus, one region includes:
- a CDS encoding V-type ATP synthase subunit C — translation MSVKETDGTSNYEYVTARVQARRAALFSDEDYRKLVRMGPSEIARYMEETEYESEVNALGSRYDGVDLIEHALNRNLAKHFNDLLRWADGQLYEFIARYLRKFDAWNVKTVIRGIYSDSESEAIEEDLIYAGELDRQFLDRLVESSSIEDVVEMLDRTRYGDALAAAYEDYEESGVLIPLENAVDRTYYEGLMSGVTETDDRATQLYVEFLQAEIDFRNARNALRIARTGADLDPADYFIEGGQLFRASELSQLSTSVDELATFIRDSTYGDDLSEALDELERAESLIGFEHALDAALLKYSDHLSHVFPLSVCPVLAYVLAKEREVDNIRAIARGREAGLSESEIESELVIL, via the coding sequence ATGAGCGTGAAAGAGACGGACGGAACCTCGAACTACGAGTACGTCACCGCGCGGGTTCAGGCCCGGCGAGCGGCGCTGTTCTCCGACGAGGACTACCGAAAGCTCGTCCGAATGGGTCCCAGCGAGATTGCCCGATACATGGAGGAGACCGAGTACGAGTCGGAAGTCAACGCACTCGGCTCCCGCTACGACGGCGTGGACCTCATCGAACACGCCCTGAACCGCAATCTCGCCAAGCACTTCAACGACCTGCTCCGGTGGGCAGACGGCCAGTTGTACGAGTTCATCGCTCGATACCTCCGGAAGTTCGACGCGTGGAACGTCAAGACGGTCATCCGGGGTATCTACTCCGACTCCGAGAGTGAGGCCATCGAGGAGGACCTCATCTACGCTGGCGAGCTAGACCGGCAGTTCCTCGACCGACTGGTCGAGTCCAGTTCCATCGAGGACGTTGTCGAGATGCTCGACCGTACGCGCTACGGCGATGCGCTCGCCGCGGCGTACGAAGATTACGAGGAGTCGGGCGTGCTGATTCCGCTGGAGAACGCGGTAGACCGCACGTACTACGAAGGTCTCATGTCGGGCGTCACCGAGACGGACGACCGAGCGACCCAGTTGTACGTCGAGTTCTTGCAGGCCGAAATCGACTTCCGGAACGCGCGAAACGCCCTGCGAATCGCGCGGACCGGCGCGGACTTGGACCCGGCCGACTACTTCATCGAGGGCGGACAGTTGTTCCGCGCGTCGGAACTGTCCCAGTTGTCCACGAGTGTCGACGAACTCGCAACCTTCATCCGCGACAGCACGTACGGCGACGACCTCTCGGAGGCGTTGGACGAACTGGAGCGTGCGGAGAGTCTCATCGGCTTCGAACACGCGCTGGACGCCGCACTGTTGAAGTACTCCGACCACCTCTCGCACGTCTTCCCGCTGTCGGTGTGTCCGGTGCTGGCCTACGTGCTGGCGAAGGAGCGCGAAGTCGATAACATCCGTGCCATCGCTCGCGGCCGTGAGGCCGGACTGAGCGAGAGCGAAATCGAGAGCGAACTGGTGATACTATGA
- a CDS encoding V-type ATP synthase subunit F, which translates to MSQEIAVVGSPEFTTGFRLAGVRKFENVPDDEKETELDDAVTRVLEDDGVGIVVMHDEDLDHLSRQVRQEVETSVEPTMVSIGGGAGSGGLRDKIKRAIGIDLMEEDEQGDNE; encoded by the coding sequence ATGAGCCAGGAAATCGCAGTCGTCGGCAGTCCGGAGTTCACTACCGGGTTCCGACTCGCTGGCGTCCGGAAGTTCGAGAACGTCCCCGACGACGAGAAGGAGACGGAACTCGACGACGCAGTGACCCGCGTTCTCGAAGACGACGGTGTCGGCATCGTCGTGATGCACGACGAGGACTTAGACCACCTGTCCCGGCAGGTCCGACAGGAAGTCGAGACGAGCGTCGAACCGACGATGGTCTCCATCGGCGGTGGCGCGGGAAGCGGCGGACTGCGCGACAAAATCAAGCGTGCAATCGGTATCGACCTTATGGAAGAAGACGAACAAGGTGACAACGAATGA
- a CDS encoding ATP synthase subunit A — protein MSQATESDTVREDGVIESVSGPVVTATDLDARMNDVVYVGEEGLMGEVIEIEGNLTTIQVYEETSNVAPGEPVENTGEPLSVDLGPGMLDSIYDGVQRPLTVLEDKMGAFLDRGVDAPGIDLEKTWEFNPEVSEGDEVEPGDILGIVPETESIDHKVMVPPDSEGGEVVSVESGNYTVEQTVVELDNGEEISMRQEWPVREARPAADKKTPRTPLVTGQRVQDGLFPLAKGGTAAIPGPFGSGKTVTQQQLAKWADADIVVYIGCGERGNEMTEVIDDFPELEDPITGKPLMSRTCLIANTSNMPVAARESCVYTGITIAEFYRDMGYDVALMADSTSRWAEAMREISSRLEEMPGEEGYPAYLAARLSEFYERAGYFDNINDTEGSVTVVGAVSPPGGDFSEPVTQNTLRIVKTFWALDADLAERRHFPSINWNESYSLYKEQLDPWFVENVAEDWPEQRQWAVDVLDEEDELQEIVQLVGKDALPEDQQLTLEVARYIREAFLQQNALHDVDTNCPPEKSYLIMGAIRTFNDEAFDALDAGVPVDEITDIDAAPRLNRIATTPDDEADEFVADLEDEMKEQLRDLY, from the coding sequence ATGAGCCAAGCAACTGAATCCGACACCGTTCGAGAGGACGGCGTCATCGAGAGCGTAAGTGGACCGGTCGTGACCGCCACTGACCTCGACGCCCGGATGAACGACGTGGTGTACGTCGGCGAAGAAGGGCTGATGGGAGAGGTCATCGAAATCGAAGGTAACCTGACGACGATTCAGGTGTACGAGGAAACGTCGAACGTCGCGCCGGGTGAACCGGTCGAGAACACCGGCGAACCCCTGTCCGTGGACTTGGGTCCCGGTATGTTAGACTCCATCTACGACGGCGTTCAGCGTCCCCTGACGGTCCTCGAAGACAAGATGGGCGCGTTCCTCGACCGGGGTGTTGACGCCCCCGGTATCGACCTCGAAAAGACGTGGGAGTTCAACCCCGAGGTCAGCGAGGGCGACGAAGTGGAACCCGGCGACATCCTCGGCATCGTGCCCGAGACCGAGAGCATCGACCACAAAGTGATGGTTCCGCCCGACTCCGAGGGCGGCGAAGTCGTCTCCGTCGAGAGCGGCAACTACACCGTCGAGCAGACGGTCGTGGAACTCGACAACGGCGAAGAGATTTCGATGCGCCAGGAGTGGCCGGTCCGCGAGGCCCGACCCGCCGCCGACAAGAAGACGCCGCGAACGCCGCTCGTGACGGGTCAGCGCGTGCAGGACGGCCTGTTCCCGCTGGCGAAGGGCGGTACCGCCGCGATTCCCGGCCCGTTCGGGTCCGGTAAGACCGTCACCCAGCAACAACTGGCGAAGTGGGCCGACGCCGACATCGTGGTCTACATCGGTTGCGGCGAGCGCGGCAACGAGATGACCGAGGTCATCGACGACTTCCCGGAACTCGAAGACCCCATCACCGGGAAGCCGCTGATGTCCCGGACGTGCCTCATCGCCAACACGTCGAACATGCCGGTCGCGGCGCGCGAATCCTGCGTGTATACGGGTATCACCATCGCGGAATTCTACCGCGACATGGGGTACGACGTGGCGCTGATGGCCGACTCCACCTCGCGGTGGGCCGAGGCCATGCGCGAAATCTCGTCGCGTCTCGAAGAGATGCCCGGCGAAGAGGGGTACCCCGCGTACCTCGCCGCGCGCCTCTCGGAGTTCTACGAGCGCGCTGGCTACTTCGACAACATCAACGACACCGAGGGGTCGGTGACTGTGGTCGGCGCAGTCTCGCCGCCCGGCGGTGACTTCTCGGAACCCGTCACCCAGAACACCCTGCGCATCGTCAAGACCTTCTGGGCGCTAGACGCGGACCTCGCCGAGCGTCGCCACTTCCCGTCTATCAACTGGAACGAGTCGTACTCGCTCTACAAGGAGCAACTCGACCCGTGGTTCGTGGAGAACGTGGCCGAGGACTGGCCCGAACAGCGCCAGTGGGCGGTTGACGTGCTGGACGAGGAAGACGAACTCCAAGAAATCGTCCAACTCGTCGGTAAGGACGCCCTGCCGGAGGACCAGCAGTTGACGCTGGAAGTCGCCCGCTACATCCGCGAGGCGTTCCTCCAGCAGAACGCGCTCCACGACGTGGACACCAACTGTCCGCCCGAGAAGTCCTACCTCATCATGGGTGCGATTCGGACGTTCAACGACGAGGCCTTCGACGCCCTCGACGCTGGCGTCCCGGTGGACGAAATCACGGACATCGACGCCGCACCGCGACTGAACCGCATTGCGACGACTCCCGACGACGAGGCCGACGAGTTCGTCGCCGACCTCGAAGACGAGATGAAAGAACAGCTTCGAGACCTCTACTAA
- a CDS encoding ATP synthase subunit B, which produces MKEYQTITEISGPLVFAEVDEPIGYDEIVEIETPNGDTKRGQVLESSDGLVSIQVFEGTEGIDTKSSVRFLGETMKMPVTEDLLGRVLDGSGNPIDGGPEIVPDRRDDIVGAAINPTAREYPEEFIQTGVSAIDGMNTLVRGQKLPIFSGSGLPHNELALQIARQATVPEEDEASADDEGSEFAVVFGAMGITAEEANEFMEDFERTGALERSVVFMNLADDPAVERTVTPRLALTTAEYLAFDKGYHVLVILTDMTNYCEALREIGAAREEVPGRRGYPGYMYTDLAQLYERAGRIEGREGSVTQIPILTMPGDDDTHPIPDLTGYITEGQIYIDRNLNSQGVVPPINVLPSLSRLMDDGIGEGLTREDHGDVSDQMYAAYAEGEDLRDLVNIVGREALSERDNKYLDFADRFESEFVDQGFDTNRDIDETLDIGWDLLGMLPKEELNRIDEELIEQYYPEEEAEEVAAD; this is translated from the coding sequence ATGAAAGAGTACCAAACAATCACGGAAATCAGCGGTCCGCTGGTGTTCGCAGAGGTTGACGAACCCATCGGGTACGACGAAATCGTCGAAATCGAGACGCCCAACGGCGACACCAAGCGCGGACAGGTCCTCGAATCGAGCGATGGACTCGTCTCGATTCAGGTGTTCGAGGGGACCGAGGGTATCGACACCAAGAGTTCGGTTCGGTTCCTCGGCGAGACGATGAAGATGCCCGTGACCGAGGACCTCCTCGGTCGCGTCCTCGACGGTTCCGGCAACCCCATCGACGGCGGGCCGGAAATCGTCCCGGACCGTCGTGACGACATCGTGGGTGCGGCCATCAACCCGACCGCCCGCGAGTACCCCGAGGAGTTCATCCAGACCGGCGTGTCCGCCATCGACGGCATGAACACGCTGGTCCGCGGTCAGAAGCTTCCCATCTTCTCCGGGTCCGGACTTCCGCACAACGAACTCGCGCTTCAGATTGCGCGACAGGCGACCGTGCCGGAAGAAGACGAAGCGAGCGCGGACGACGAAGGCTCCGAGTTCGCAGTGGTGTTCGGCGCGATGGGCATCACCGCGGAGGAAGCCAACGAATTCATGGAGGACTTCGAGCGCACGGGCGCACTCGAACGCTCCGTGGTCTTCATGAACCTCGCGGACGACCCCGCAGTCGAGCGGACGGTCACGCCGCGCCTCGCGCTGACCACCGCGGAGTACCTCGCGTTCGACAAGGGCTACCACGTGCTGGTCATCCTGACGGACATGACCAACTACTGTGAGGCCCTGCGCGAAATCGGTGCGGCCCGCGAAGAGGTGCCGGGTCGCCGTGGCTACCCCGGATACATGTACACCGACCTCGCGCAACTCTACGAGCGCGCAGGTCGTATCGAGGGTCGAGAGGGTTCGGTCACCCAGATTCCCATCCTCACGATGCCCGGCGACGACGACACCCACCCGATTCCGGACCTGACCGGGTACATCACCGAGGGTCAGATTTACATCGACCGGAACCTCAACTCGCAGGGCGTCGTACCGCCTATCAACGTCCTGCCGAGTCTCTCGCGCCTGATGGACGACGGTATCGGCGAGGGACTCACCCGCGAGGACCACGGCGACGTGTCCGACCAGATGTACGCCGCGTACGCGGAGGGTGAAGACCTGCGTGACCTCGTGAACATCGTCGGCCGTGAGGCCCTCTCCGAGCGTGACAACAAGTACCTCGACTTCGCCGACCGGTTCGAGTCCGAGTTCGTAGACCAAGGCTTCGACACGAACCGCGACATCGACGAGACCCTCGACATCGGGTGGGACCTCCTCGGGATGCTCCCCAAGGAGGAACTCAACCGAATCGACGAGGAACTCATCGAGCAGTACTACCCCGAAGAAGAAGCCGAAGAAGTCGCGGCGGACTGA